GCACAGCCTCAGCTTCTTCTAGATAATAGCTTTTGCCAGATAATAAATCATCATTTCTACTGATAGAAGTGAATATTTTCGAAATAGGAGCTATATAATTATCAGCAAATACTATACCTATAGTTTGAGATAAAATTACATTCAAACCTATACTTCTAAGAAATGTAGACTTTCCCGCCATATTTGATCCTGTTAGAAGTATTCCATTATTATTAAGTGTGATGGAATTTTTAACACAGTTATTAATTATAGGGTTATAAATATTTTCTACAGAAAAAGTTTTATCATCAGTAAATGTAGGTATGCAGACAGAGTTATTATCTTTTATTTCGTTAATAGTTACAAGACTGTCTAAAGTACCTATTATTTCTATCATTTTAATATAATCTTTCTTATTCCTATTTATTTTTTTAGCAATATATAAATAACCTAATGCTCTTGTACCAGTAAAAACATCTAATAAAGTAATAATAGTATCAGTACCTTGAAGAGGTTGACCAAGAAAATTACTGTAGAATTTAATATATTTAAATTAATTATAAAGATTTTTTAGAGTAGATAATTCAACAGAAAACTCTGGAATATCTAGATTAGAGATATATTTTGCATTAGAAACAACTTTAGAGAGATATCTAAGAATTAGTATTTCTGAGTTAATTGAATCGAAGAATACACCGCTTATATAAGGATAAATTAGTAAAGGAATAGCTAAAAGAAATAGTGCGGATATAGATTTAAAAGATAAAATTATAGTAAGTAAAGTTATTATAAAAGATATCAATGCAACGACAGTTACGAGAGTAGATGTTTTTAAAGGCTTAAATAGTATGTCGGAGAAGTTGTAGTATTTTAATGTTCCTATAGAATTTAGATAATTTAACAATGATGATTTCTCAGGTGATGAATCTAAGGCATTAAGTTTTTTTCTTTTACTTAGTAATTCATCCTTATTAAAAATAGGATTTCTAAGATTATTATATAAAATTTGTTCACCTAAAGAGGTTTTAAAGTAAGGACAAAAAAATTTAAAAAATATATTGTCTAGCATAAGGTCATTGAAGGTACCATCATCAATGCTAGTTTCTTTTTTTCCTTTTCTTAAAAAATATGAAGAAAACATGATTTTACTATCATGTAATTCTTCAAGCTCTAATAAAGATTTACTGTAAGTTTCCATAAATAACACACCCCTTAAATTTATTCATCATCGGTAGTATTTTCAACATCTTTTCCATAAGATTTGGAAGGAGTTATCATTAGTTTATGGCCTTCTTTTTCTAAATCATCATACACTGATTTTGTTGGCATAAGCCACACTTCACCAGTTCCACTAAATACATTTAAAAGTCCTTCACCAGAGGCAGCCGAACCTATAAAAGTTTTTGTAGATTTTTCAACGGTAAGTTCTACATCTTCAGTTCTTAAAAATGAAAAATTACCATCAATTTTAAGAAAATCATCACAAAGTCTAAATTTCATTATTTCATTGGCTGGTACTGGAGATTCTAATACTACAATACCTGATCCGGAAAGTTTAGTTTGAAATATTTGTTCATTACTAAATAGAGATGATGATACTGAATTTAGTATTGCAGTAGATACATTAACGGAATTTTCACAGCAATAAAACATACCAGGTTCAACAATTATTTCTTCATCATCTAATTCTAAAAGAAGATAATGATTGAAGGAAGGTTCAAGGTAGATGGCACCTGATCCAGTGTATACAGGTTTTATCATAGATTCTTTATTTAATTTAGAAGAAATAAATTTCTTACCGATACCCAGTACCCCACCAATCTTAGATGCAATATCGATATCACCTTTTAAGAATGAAAGGGAACCTGATTCTAATTTAACAGCGGAGTCATTTAATAAGATTCTAACTTGTCTTAATTTAATATTACTATCTTTCATATATTTAAATGCAATAGCAGATTCTAAAGAGTTTCCGCCATTTAGCATAGGATATTCAAGAATTTCAAAACGAGAGTCATTTACCATAGCATCTATTATAGAAAAAGAATTTTCAAGAGAAAAATTTGATCTCATTTAAGCACCTCCTTAGTTTAATATTATCATAAAAAAATAGAAGATTAAACCATATATAGATATAGCAATAGTCTACAAAAATTACATAGTAGTTAATATAATACATTATTATAAAAAATTACTTTACTATAAAAGAAAAATATGTAAAATTATATGTGAAGTATATATGAAGTATATATGAATTACATATGAATTACATAAATAAAAAAGAAACATTAGTGAAAGGAAAGAATTATGGGATTAAGTAAAGAAGATACTAAAATGATGAAAGGAGTAGCATTATGGTTGATGTTTGCACATCATTTATTTCCTTTTCAAGATAGAATAGCACCAGGAAATGAATTTTTACCCTTAATAAGATTTGGAGATACTAATTTAGCATACATTATAGGACATGCAGGTAAGCTATGCGTAGCTATATATTTATTTTTAAGTGGTTATGGCTTATATATTACCGTGATGAAAAATGGTAGATTTACTATAACTAATGTTTTTAAACGTTTAAAGAAATTATATATTAATTATTGGGTTATTTTATTTATTTTTGTTCCAATTGGATTTGTGATTGGGGTAAAAGTCTTTAATACGAGAGAATTTTTATACAACTTTTTGGCAATAGATTTAACATATAATGGGGAATGGTGGTTTTTAAAATTATATGTTCAATTAATAATATTATTTCCTATTATGAATAAAATAATTCGTAAAAATCCATGGTTATCATTTTTAATTATTTTTATATTTTCAAAGTTAGGAAAGATAGCAACTTTAGTTGTAAATTCTAATCCGAATCTTGTATTTTTAAATAATCATATGATATATAGAGATTTCATTACATTATTGTATTGGCAACCTATATTCTTTATGGGATGTCTATTTGTTAAATTTGATTCATTTACTAAGATGAAAGAAATCTTTAAAAAGATAAAATTACATAATAGGCTTGTATATATCACTATTTTTATAGTTATAATAGCGTCAAGATTTAAAATTGCAGACTTAACTTTTGAAAGTATGAGGTATGATTATCTATATACTCCGATATTGATTTATGTA
Above is a genomic segment from Clostridium bornimense containing:
- a CDS encoding AIM24 family protein — translated: MRSNFSLENSFSIIDAMVNDSRFEILEYPMLNGGNSLESAIAFKYMKDSNIKLRQVRILLNDSAVKLESGSLSFLKGDIDIASKIGGVLGIGKKFISSKLNKESMIKPVYTGSGAIYLEPSFNHYLLLELDDEEIIVEPGMFYCCENSVNVSTAILNSVSSSLFSNEQIFQTKLSGSGIVVLESPVPANEIMKFRLCDDFLKIDGNFSFLRTEDVELTVEKSTKTFIGSAASGEGLLNVFSGTGEVWLMPTKSVYDDLEKEGHKLMITPSKSYGKDVENTTDDE
- a CDS encoding acyltransferase family protein, which translates into the protein MGLSKEDTKMMKGVALWLMFAHHLFPFQDRIAPGNEFLPLIRFGDTNLAYIIGHAGKLCVAIYLFLSGYGLYITVMKNGRFTITNVFKRLKKLYINYWVILFIFVPIGFVIGVKVFNTREFLYNFLAIDLTYNGEWWFLKLYVQLIILFPIMNKIIRKNPWLSFLIIFIFSKLGKIATLVVNSNPNLVFLNNHMIYRDFITLLYWQPIFFMGCLFVKFDSFTKMKEIFKKIKLHNRLVYITIFIVIIASRFKIADLTFESMRYDYLYTPILIYVTINILKRQKLKNIFIFLGNNSTNMWLTHSFLCYQYIQNIVYMPKIPILIMIWLSILLIPISFGINKIINMIQIIESKILKAFYKVKNVKIQS
- a CDS encoding MutS-related protein; this translates as MIEIIGTLDSLVTINEIKDNNSVCIPTFTDDKTFSVENIYNPIINNCVKNSITLNNNGILLTGSNMAGKSTFLRSIGLNVILSQTIGIVFADNYIAPISKIFTSISRNDDLLSGKSYYLEEAEAVQYIVNNCNDDIPMICIIDEIFKGTNPTERIAAATEICNYLSSSNCIPFIATHDSDLTKSLENYKLYHFSETINDDLSMTFDYKLKEGICPSSNAIRILEILKYPENILDRIKKRLC